The following are from one region of the Microbacterium sp. cx-55 genome:
- the purS gene encoding phosphoribosylformylglycinamidine synthase subunit PurS, whose translation MPTIVVDVMPKAELLDPQGKAVSGALARMGTDAFSQVRIGKRFELTVDGEVDESVLAEARRIADEVLSNSVIEDVVGIEVVE comes from the coding sequence ATGCCCACGATCGTCGTCGACGTCATGCCCAAGGCCGAACTTCTGGACCCGCAGGGGAAGGCCGTCTCGGGCGCACTCGCGCGCATGGGAACCGACGCCTTCTCGCAGGTGAGGATCGGCAAGCGCTTCGAACTGACCGTCGACGGAGAGGTCGATGAGAGCGTGCTCGCCGAGGCCCGCCGGATCGCCGACGAAGTGCTCTCGAACTCCGTGATCGAAGACGTCGTGGGTATCGAGGTGGTCGAGTGA
- a CDS encoding NAD(+)--rifampin ADP-ribosyltransferase, with protein sequence MRGRAGVPMLPAAPAVAASWRFEPESGASSITRTAGCSVFWAVGVTALRDGAGLSAELASDLARDARAPRVYLVEPTGAFEDDPNVTDKKFPGNPTRSYRSVAPLRVVGEVTDWTPLTPEARQQWRSRIVDRPPHERGEIIN encoded by the coding sequence GTGCGCGGTCGGGCGGGCGTTCCCATGCTACCGGCCGCGCCCGCCGTCGCCGCGTCGTGGCGCTTCGAGCCCGAATCCGGCGCATCCTCGATCACCCGCACCGCGGGATGCTCCGTCTTCTGGGCTGTGGGCGTCACCGCGCTTCGGGATGGAGCCGGACTCTCGGCCGAGCTCGCCTCCGATCTTGCCCGCGACGCCCGTGCCCCGCGCGTCTATCTCGTGGAGCCCACCGGCGCCTTCGAAGACGACCCCAATGTCACCGACAAGAAGTTCCCGGGCAACCCCACCCGTTCCTACCGCAGCGTCGCGCCGCTCCGTGTCGTCGGGGAGGTCACCGACTGGACGCCGTTGACTCCCGAGGCGCGGCAACAGTGGCGCAGTCGGATCGTGGACCGTCCGCCGCACGAGCGCGGCGAGATCATCAACTGA